The window GAGCCTTACAGGCGCATATGAAAAACCCCCGGCTAAGCCGGGGGATATTTATTTGTAGCAACGAACCACTTCTAGCCTTTCTTGCCCTCGCTAGCACCCGGCGTTTCCTGATTTTTGCCCTTTTGCCCGACCTCAGCGCCAGACTCGGAAGCATTGAACTGGCATGCGCCTATGCAACGGATGCCTCCACAATGCGGACAAGCATTGCGCCGTTGCGGCAAAAACATGCACCGCAAAATTTCCAAAAATTGCTTGATCGCCATGCACCCACCGAGAGCATCTTTGTGTAGTGAAAGCCGCACGGCTTAATCATTACGCCGCAAAATCTCAGCATTGAAGCATTACAGGGATATTACCCCGCTCACCCGCAGCATCGCAAAGAACAGATACAGAGTGCCAGCTTGACTAGTGGAACCACTGTCATGAAAAGGCCTTGACTATTCAGCTGGAGCTAGATGGTAATAAGTTTTTCATCATCCTTGAGGATTTTTGTAAACGCCTCCCCAATGTAAAAGACTTCATCAACACCTTCCAGCTTTTCTATCTGCTCAAACACACCGAGGTTTTCAGCACATTTTCTGCATGCTGAAACATGCCCGCCAGCATCATGAAATTTCTTAAGAAGGCCTTGCAGCTTCACGTCTTCACAAATCAATTTAACCGTTGCCCCCCAAAGAATCAGGTGTACTTCTTCCCACCAGCCTTTCAGCAAGGAATTTGTGGCATACATAAAGACCATATTTTCAGCGGTGACAGGGTTATCGTTAACCCACAGGATATGCAGA is drawn from Desulfovibrio sp. and contains these coding sequences:
- a CDS encoding DsrE family protein produces the protein MSKKCLHILWVNDNPVTAENMVFMYATNSLLKGWWEEVHLILWGATVKLICEDVKLQGLLKKFHDAGGHVSACRKCAENLGVFEQIEKLEGVDEVFYIGEAFTKILKDDEKLITI